One genomic segment of [Phormidium] sp. ETS-05 includes these proteins:
- a CDS encoding ArsA family ATPase, which translates to MAVILTFLGKGGTGKTTIAIAAAKKLAASGKRVLLAASDSSPGLLALLGVASAEPVVLAPNLKVVQLQSAALLESAWEQLKKLEAEYIRTPFFKEVYGSELGVLPGMDSALALNALREYDASGEYDAIVYDGSGDKDTLRMLGMPEILSWYWRRFRGVLANSELGKALSPFVQPVTAAVFNVSWSLEDFGGKPGRETTNLLEDGKAAVNDPNRVIAYVVTTTDAAAVATGRYLWGSAQQVGLTIGGVLFNQTPPTSPMAEEFAPLPVTWVPQRTSDDWQPLISALPDFSQAQKAPRPVEIDIASSQVRLFLPTFDKKQVKLTQYGPEVTIEAGDQRRNIFLPEQLKGKPVKGAKFQNGYLTISF; encoded by the coding sequence ATGGCCGTGATTTTGACGTTTTTGGGTAAAGGTGGCACCGGGAAAACCACAATAGCGATCGCCGCTGCCAAGAAGTTAGCCGCCTCGGGTAAGCGAGTTCTGCTCGCCGCCTCCGACTCCAGTCCAGGTTTATTAGCTCTGCTTGGTGTGGCTAGCGCAGAACCAGTGGTTCTTGCCCCCAACCTCAAAGTAGTGCAGCTACAAAGTGCCGCATTGCTAGAAAGCGCTTGGGAACAACTCAAAAAGCTGGAAGCTGAATATATCCGCACGCCATTTTTCAAAGAAGTATATGGCAGCGAACTGGGAGTATTGCCCGGGATGGACTCAGCCTTAGCGCTGAATGCCCTCCGGGAATACGATGCTAGCGGGGAATATGACGCGATCGTTTATGACGGTAGCGGCGATAAAGACACCCTGCGGATGTTGGGGATGCCAGAAATTCTCAGTTGGTATTGGCGGCGGTTTCGCGGTGTCTTGGCGAATTCAGAACTGGGAAAAGCCCTCTCTCCGTTCGTGCAACCCGTAACTGCAGCCGTGTTCAATGTCAGTTGGTCACTCGAAGACTTCGGAGGCAAACCGGGGCGGGAAACCACCAATCTTTTAGAAGATGGGAAAGCAGCAGTAAACGACCCCAACCGCGTCATCGCCTACGTTGTCACCACGACGGATGCAGCAGCAGTAGCCACCGGTCGCTATCTGTGGGGTAGTGCCCAACAAGTGGGCCTGACTATTGGCGGCGTTTTGTTTAACCAGACTCCGCCCACATCGCCTATGGCCGAAGAATTTGCCCCCTTGCCAGTGACTTGGGTGCCCCAACGCACTAGCGACGACTGGCAACCCCTAATATCCGCGCTGCCCGACTTCAGCCAAGCACAGAAGGCACCCCGCCCGGTAGAGATAGACATTGCCTCTAGCCAAGTGCGGTTATTTTTGCCCACTTTTGACAAAAAGCAAGTCAAACTGACCCAATATGGCCCAGAAGTGACGATCGAAGCGGGAGACCAAAGGCGGAATATCTTCCTCCCCGAACAGCTCAAAGGCAAACCCGTCAAGGGCGCTAAATTTCAAAATGGCTATTTAACCATTTCTTTTTAA
- the ftsH gene encoding ATP-dependent zinc metalloprotease FtsH translates to MSIKEKPRFPNPRFFGQLLIFLGGLLLLSNIVLSTFFAPRIQRVAYSLFISQVEDGKVLQVLLGENEIRYQIKDEEGKPGRILATTPIFDLELPKRLEAKGVIFGAPPPAQNPWVGTLLSWVIPPLILVLVWQYFLNRNSEPQGALSINKSKAKVYVQDDAKKITFNDVAGVDEAKAELAEIVEFLKNPQRYNEIGARIPKGVLLVGPPGTGKTLLAKAVAGEAGVPFFSISGSEFVELFVGTGAARVRDLFEQAKQKAPCIIFIDELDAIGKSRASGNFYSGGNDEREQTLNQLLTEMDGFAAGDATVIVLAATNRPEALDRALRRPGRFDRQVLVDRPDLAGREEILRIYAQKVKVEPEVDLHAIATITPGFGGADLANLVNEAALLAARYHRSAVTQADFAEAIERVIAGLEKKSRVLGDKEKKIVAYHEVGHAIVGAAMPGVAKVSKISIVPRGMSALGYTLQLPTEDRFLMAEGEIRSEIATLLGGRAAEEIVFATVTTGAGNDLQRATDLAQQMVTTYGMSKVLGLVAYDTTSGKSFLDGQMNSRRLISEQTALAIDEEVKQIIESAHEQALMILERNRDIMETIAQQILAKEVIEGEELQNLLKQVQPLPAISEET, encoded by the coding sequence ATGAGTATCAAAGAAAAACCCCGGTTTCCTAATCCGCGATTTTTTGGTCAGCTTTTAATCTTTTTAGGCGGATTGCTGCTGCTGTCTAATATTGTTTTATCTACGTTTTTTGCTCCCAGAATTCAGCGAGTCGCTTATAGCTTGTTTATCTCTCAGGTGGAAGATGGCAAAGTGCTGCAAGTGCTACTAGGAGAAAATGAAATCCGCTACCAGATTAAGGATGAAGAAGGTAAGCCAGGGCGGATTTTAGCCACTACTCCGATATTTGATTTAGAATTGCCTAAGCGACTGGAAGCTAAAGGAGTGATATTCGGCGCTCCTCCTCCGGCGCAAAATCCCTGGGTGGGAACTTTGCTCAGTTGGGTGATACCGCCGTTGATTTTAGTCCTGGTGTGGCAATATTTCCTCAATCGCAATAGTGAACCGCAAGGGGCTTTGTCTATCAATAAGAGCAAAGCTAAAGTTTATGTGCAAGATGATGCGAAAAAAATCACTTTTAACGATGTGGCGGGAGTGGATGAAGCGAAAGCGGAGTTAGCGGAAATTGTGGAATTTCTGAAAAATCCCCAGCGCTACAATGAAATTGGGGCACGGATTCCTAAAGGGGTGCTATTAGTTGGACCGCCGGGAACGGGAAAAACTTTGCTGGCGAAAGCGGTGGCGGGAGAGGCGGGGGTGCCTTTTTTTAGTATTTCTGGTAGCGAATTTGTGGAGCTGTTTGTAGGGACGGGTGCGGCGCGGGTGCGGGATTTGTTTGAACAGGCAAAACAGAAGGCACCTTGTATTATTTTTATTGATGAGTTGGATGCGATCGGCAAGTCTCGCGCTAGCGGCAATTTCTACAGTGGTGGTAATGATGAGCGAGAACAAACTCTCAACCAGTTGCTGACAGAAATGGATGGTTTCGCGGCGGGGGATGCGACGGTGATTGTGTTGGCGGCGACTAATCGCCCCGAGGCTTTAGACCGAGCTTTACGGCGTCCGGGACGGTTTGACCGGCAAGTTTTGGTAGATAGGCCAGATTTGGCGGGAAGAGAAGAGATTTTGCGGATTTATGCCCAAAAAGTGAAGGTGGAACCGGAGGTGGATTTACACGCGATCGCCACCATTACCCCCGGTTTCGGTGGTGCTGATTTGGCTAATTTGGTGAATGAAGCGGCTTTGCTGGCGGCTCGTTACCACCGATCGGCGGTGACGCAAGCTGATTTTGCCGAGGCGATCGAGCGGGTAATTGCGGGTTTGGAGAAGAAAAGCCGCGTCCTGGGAGATAAAGAGAAAAAAATCGTGGCTTATCACGAAGTGGGTCACGCGATCGTCGGCGCCGCCATGCCGGGAGTTGCTAAAGTTTCTAAAATCTCTATTGTGCCTCGGGGGATGTCCGCTCTTGGCTATACCCTGCAGCTTCCCACAGAAGACCGGTTTTTGATGGCAGAAGGTGAAATTCGCTCTGAAATTGCCACCCTTCTTGGGGGACGCGCTGCTGAAGAAATTGTTTTTGCTACTGTCACTACTGGCGCTGGTAACGACTTGCAGCGAGCGACAGACTTGGCGCAACAGATGGTGACAACTTATGGTATGAGTAAAGTCCTGGGCTTGGTGGCTTATGACACAACCTCTGGCAAGAGCTTTCTTGATGGCCAGATGAATTCCCGCCGCCTCATCAGCGAGCAAACGGCATTAGCCATTGATGAAGAGGTGAAACAAATCATTGAATCTGCTCACGAGCAAGCCTTGATGATTCTGGAGCGAAACCGGGACATTATGGAGACGATCGCCCAACAAATCTTAGCCAAAGAAGTCATCGAGGGGGAAGAGTTGCAAAATCTGTTAAAGCAGGTGCAACCCCTACCCGCCATTAGTGAGGAAACTTAA
- the gcvT gene encoding glycine cleavage system aminomethyltransferase GcvT: MAKSSQPNPETEPNLLRTPLYELSAALNARMTPFSGWEMPVQYTGVVEEHTKVRTAAGMFDISHMGKFAVQGENLLEAFQYLVPSDLTTLQPGEAKYTLLLNPSGGIIDDIIFYYQGRSDTGVQRGMTIVNAATCSKDWEWLQTHLAGTGVQLQDLSRQKVLIAVQGPQAEEKLQQFVATNLSELRSFGHIETLVLAEPAFMARTGYTGEDGFEVMLNPEVGARLWQELLAVGVTPCGLGARDTLRLEAAMALYGQDIDDNTTPLEAGLGFCVQLEAKGDFIGREVLAAQKQNGVERRLVALEMSGRGIPRHGYPVLFEGQRVGEITSGSWSPTLSRAIGIAYVPTHFAKIGQELEVEIRGKLYPVVVVKKPFYRSPHRQK, encoded by the coding sequence GTGGCTAAATCATCACAACCCAATCCAGAAACGGAACCCAACCTGCTCCGGACTCCCCTCTACGAGCTATCCGCTGCCCTCAATGCGAGGATGACTCCCTTTTCCGGTTGGGAAATGCCGGTACAATACACGGGAGTGGTGGAAGAACACACCAAAGTCCGCACCGCCGCCGGGATGTTCGATATTTCCCATATGGGCAAATTTGCCGTCCAAGGGGAAAATCTCTTAGAGGCATTTCAATATCTCGTCCCCTCGGACTTAACCACCCTGCAACCGGGGGAGGCGAAATATACCTTACTGCTCAACCCCTCTGGCGGCATTATCGATGACATCATCTTCTATTACCAAGGTAGGAGCGATACGGGTGTCCAGCGGGGGATGACTATTGTCAACGCCGCTACCTGTAGCAAAGATTGGGAATGGCTGCAAACTCACCTAGCGGGAACTGGGGTGCAGTTACAAGACTTATCCCGGCAAAAAGTGCTAATTGCGGTGCAAGGTCCCCAAGCTGAGGAAAAATTACAGCAGTTTGTGGCGACCAATTTATCGGAGTTGCGCTCTTTTGGCCATATAGAAACTCTGGTTTTGGCTGAACCGGCTTTTATGGCTCGTACTGGCTACACCGGTGAGGATGGGTTTGAGGTGATGCTGAACCCGGAGGTGGGAGCGAGGCTTTGGCAGGAACTGTTGGCGGTGGGTGTCACCCCCTGCGGTTTGGGAGCTAGGGATACTCTCCGTCTGGAAGCTGCAATGGCACTTTATGGCCAAGATATCGATGACAACACTACTCCCCTAGAGGCGGGTTTGGGTTTTTGCGTGCAGTTGGAGGCAAAAGGGGATTTTATTGGTCGGGAAGTTTTGGCGGCGCAAAAGCAAAATGGTGTAGAGCGGCGGTTGGTGGCGTTGGAAATGTCGGGACGCGGTATCCCTCGCCACGGCTATCCGGTGTTGTTTGAGGGTCAAAGGGTGGGAGAAATTACCAGCGGTTCTTGGTCGCCTACTTTGTCGCGGGCGATCGGCATTGCCTATGTACCCACCCATTTCGCTAAAATAGGCCAAGAGCTAGAAGTAGAAATTCGCGGCAAACTTTACCCTGTGGTGGTGGTGAAAAAACCTTTTTATCGCTCTCCTCATCGCCAGAAGTAA
- the chlG gene encoding chlorophyll synthase ChlG — MTKDQGQRTIRQMTDSAKTRQLLGMKGADVKETSIWKIRLQLMKPITWIPLIWGVVCGAAASGQYEWKLEHVLIAAACMLMSGPLLAGYTQTINDFYDREIDAINEPYRPIPSGAISIPQVVTQIVVLLLGGIAVAYLLDTWAGHQFPTITVLAVGGSFLSYIYSAPPLKLKQNGWLGNYALGSSYIALPWWAGQALFGTIDAKIMILTLIYSMAGLGIAIVNDFKSVEGDRQLGLKSLPVMFGVTTAAWICVVMIDTFQFGIAGYLVSIHQNLYAAILALLVIPQITFQDMYFLRNPLENDVKYQASAQPFLVLGMLVTALAIGHAG; from the coding sequence ATGACCAAGGACCAAGGACAAAGGACTATTAGACAAATGACAGATTCAGCAAAAACCCGGCAATTATTGGGGATGAAGGGAGCGGATGTCAAAGAGACATCGATTTGGAAAATCCGGCTGCAACTGATGAAACCCATCACTTGGATCCCCCTAATTTGGGGGGTGGTCTGCGGAGCTGCCGCTTCCGGGCAATACGAGTGGAAGCTAGAACATGTTTTGATTGCTGCTGCTTGTATGCTGATGTCTGGGCCGTTACTGGCGGGATATACCCAAACGATTAACGATTTTTACGATCGGGAAATTGATGCCATTAACGAACCCTACCGCCCCATCCCCTCTGGAGCCATCTCCATTCCCCAAGTCGTCACCCAGATAGTTGTGCTGCTGTTGGGTGGCATTGCCGTAGCATACCTCCTGGATACTTGGGCGGGTCATCAATTCCCCACCATTACCGTCCTGGCGGTAGGCGGCTCTTTCCTCTCCTACATCTATTCCGCCCCACCGTTAAAGCTGAAGCAAAACGGCTGGCTCGGCAATTATGCCCTCGGTTCCAGCTACATCGCCCTACCTTGGTGGGCTGGTCAAGCGCTGTTTGGCACCATTGATGCCAAAATTATGATTTTGACATTAATCTACAGTATGGCCGGATTGGGCATTGCCATCGTTAACGACTTTAAGAGCGTCGAAGGCGACCGGCAACTAGGTTTGAAATCTCTGCCCGTCATGTTTGGTGTCACTACAGCAGCCTGGATTTGTGTGGTGATGATTGACACTTTCCAGTTTGGGATTGCTGGGTACTTAGTCAGTATCCATCAAAACCTCTATGCAGCAATTCTTGCCCTGCTGGTGATTCCCCAAATCACTTTTCAGGATATGTATTTTCTGCGCAATCCGCTGGAAAATGACGTGAAATATCAGGCTTCTGCCCAGCCATTTCTGGTTTTGGGAATGCTGGTGACAGCATTGGCGATCGGCCATGCTGGTTGA
- the hisF gene encoding imidazole glycerol phosphate synthase subunit HisF translates to MLAKRILPCLDVKAGRVVKGVNFVNLQDAGDPVELARAYNDAGADELVFLDITATHEARDIIIDVVYRTAEQVFIPLTVGGGIQSLEMIKRLLRAGADKVSINSAAVRDPEFIDRSSDRFGNQCIVVAIDARRRTDPTNPGWDVYVRGGRENTGIDAISWAIEAQKRGAGELLVTSMDADGTQAGYDLELTRTIAESVEIPVIASGGAGNCHHIYEAVTVGKSEAALLASLLHYGQLTVAEIKNYLAQNQVPVRL, encoded by the coding sequence ATGCTTGCCAAAAGAATTTTGCCCTGTTTGGATGTCAAAGCCGGTCGGGTGGTCAAGGGAGTTAATTTTGTTAATCTCCAGGATGCGGGGGACCCGGTGGAACTGGCGCGTGCTTACAATGATGCGGGTGCTGATGAGTTGGTGTTTCTGGATATCACTGCTACCCATGAGGCTAGGGACATCATTATTGATGTGGTGTATCGCACGGCGGAACAGGTGTTTATCCCCTTGACGGTGGGGGGTGGCATCCAATCCTTAGAAATGATTAAAAGATTGTTACGTGCTGGGGCCGATAAGGTGAGTATCAATTCGGCGGCGGTGCGGGACCCGGAGTTTATCGATCGCTCTAGCGATCGTTTTGGCAACCAGTGCATTGTGGTGGCGATCGATGCCAGACGGCGCACGGATCCCACCAATCCGGGCTGGGATGTTTATGTGCGTGGGGGGAGGGAAAATACGGGTATTGATGCTATTTCTTGGGCGATAGAAGCGCAAAAGCGCGGCGCAGGTGAACTGCTTGTTACCAGTATGGATGCTGACGGCACCCAAGCTGGTTATGACTTGGAGCTAACCCGCACGATCGCTGAGTCTGTGGAAATTCCTGTGATTGCCTCCGGTGGTGCGGGCAACTGTCACCACATTTATGAGGCGGTGACTGTTGGCAAATCAGAAGCCGCGTTACTGGCTTCTTTGCTCCACTACGGGCAGCTTACGGTTGCTGAGATTAAAAACTATCTTGCACAAAATCAAGTGCCCGTGCGGCTGTAG
- a CDS encoding DUF2862 domain-containing protein: MAMEIGQKVKVLRLRQSMSADKIQKIKENPVGTVTGFKMTDGSGVGVVVDFGNGLATWFFEDEVQTV, translated from the coding sequence TTGGCAATGGAAATAGGTCAAAAGGTAAAAGTCCTCCGCCTGAGACAATCTATGTCAGCGGACAAAATCCAGAAAATCAAGGAAAATCCCGTCGGCACAGTTACCGGCTTCAAAATGACAGACGGTAGCGGTGTCGGGGTAGTGGTCGATTTTGGCAACGGGTTGGCCACGTGGTTTTTTGAGGATGAAGTCCAAACCGTATAG